The Phaeobacter sp. A36a-5a genomic interval AATAGACCTGTTTTTCGGTCACTTCTCGGATCAGGCCCTGTTCGGCCAGCTTGCCTGCGAAATGCTGGGTCAGCGCATGGTTCTGCGCACTGGAGGAACGGCCGAAGTGGTCAAAGCTGAGGCCAAACCCCTTGGCAATACCGGCCTGGACCTCGTGCATTTCGGCACAGTATTCCGCCACCGGCTTGCCTGCCTTGGCGGCGGCCAGTTCGGCGGGGGTGCCGTGTTCGTCGGTGGCGCAGAGGAACATCACCTCATGGCCGCGCGCCCGCTGGTAGCGGGCATAGAGATCTGCGGGCAGCTGACTGCCGACCAGATTGCCCAGATGCTTGATCCCGTTGATATAGGGGATCGCCGAGGTAATGAGAAAGCGCGCCATATCATCCATCCAACTAAAGCTCTGCTGGCCCGTCTAGCGCATGGCGCTGCCGCCGAAAACCCCGTGGTGCGCTTTGCCGCCATTTTCCCGTATCGGGTCGCGGTGGGCTAGCGGCGCTCGCGGGAGCGTTTCAGCAGGCGGCCAATGGTGAAGGAGGTGCGCGGCGCATAGACATAACGTGTGCGATCCTCAGGGGCGGGGCGGGCGCGCATCCGCAGCAGGCCAAAGACGATCAGCCCAAGGTGGCCCACGGCGACAAAGGCAAACAACGCGCCGGGACCGTAGTTTTCGATCAGCGCCGAGGTGATCAGCGGCGAGGCGATGGCACCAAGGGCGTAGAAGAACATCAGCGCGGCGGAGAGTTCGACGCGCTGCTGCGAGGTGGCAAAGTCGTTAGCGTGTGCGGCCGAGACCGAGAAGATCGGCATGGTGGTAAAACCGAAGAAGGCGGCAGAGGCCATCACCGCCAATGTGCCCATGCCGCTGGCCGCCATGGTGACGCCACAGGACAGGATCGCCACCACCGACAGCCAGATCAGAACCCAGCGGCGGTCGTATTTGTCGGCCAGCCAGCCGAGCGGATATTGCGCCAGCGCGCCGCCCAGAACAAAGGTGGCGAGGAAGAAGGCGATCTGGCCGACCTCCAGACCGACCTCCTGACCGTAGATCGGCCCCACCATACGGAAGGAGGCTGAACTGAGCGCGGCGACGATCACCCCCGCGACGGCGAGTGGCGAGCAGGCCCAGGCCAGTTTCGGGCGCAGGCGCGGGGCGTCGGGGATCTCCGGCTGGCTCGCTTTGGTCATGGTGAGCGGCAGCAGCGCGGCACAGCAGAGGATAGCCAGCAGGTTGTAGGACACGTAGGAGGCGGGCGGCAGCACCGCGATCAGCAGCTGCGCCGCGAGCGAGGCGGAGAGATCCGCGATCCGGTAGGTGCCCATGGCGCGGCCACGGCTTTCATTGGTGACCTTGGCGTTCAGCCAGGCTTCGATCACCGTGTAGCAGCCCGCAACGCAGAGGCCGGAGGCCATGCGCATCACGGCCCAGGCCATTGGATCCTCGGTCAGGGTGTGGCCGATCAGCCCCATGGCGCCGAGCGCGGTACAGACGGCAAAGGCGCGGCTGTGGCCGACATTGCCCATCAGGCGCGGCACCCACCAGCAGCCCACAAAAAAGCCAAGGAAATGCGCCGAGCCGAGAAAGCCGATCTGCTCCTTGTCAAAGCCAAGCGTCAGGCCAGAGATCGCGTCCAGCGGGCCAACGCCGCCGGTCGACAGTTGCAACAGGATCACCGAAAGAAACAGCGCCGCAAAGGAAATCATCATCCGCATAATGGCCAGTCATGACCGCTGCGCCGCGGGATTGCACGGGTGTTTCCGACATTTGCCGGTCAGGAATGTCGTATTGTGCAGCGGCGCGGCAGATTTGCCGCGCAGGCCTGTCAGGCGCGGGTTATTCCGGTGCAGGTCATTCCGGCGCAGGTGGGGTGCGGGTCAGTCGTCGCGCTGGGCGATTTCGCCGCCGGCCTTGCTCCATGCGGTAAAACCGCCCTCAAGGTGCATCACCGGTCCGAGCCCCATCTCCATCGCCGCCTTGGCGGCCAGCGCGGAGCGCCAGGCGCTGGCACAGTAGAAGACATAGGTCTTGTCCTGATTGAACACCGGTTTGTGGTAGGGGCTGTCCGGGTCGATCCAGAATTCCAGCATCCCGCGCGGGCAGGAAAAGGCGCCTGGAATCATGCCGCTGGCCTGCAATTCGCGGATATCGCGCAGGTCGATGAAGGCATAGGCGTCATCATGGATGGCCTCTTTTGCGGTCTCCACGGACAGGGTGTCCACGACGGCGTTGGCCTCGTCAAGGAGCGCCTTGACGCCTTTTGTGATGGTTTGCGGCATGCTGTGCTCCCTCTGGCTGTCAGAGGCACAGGCTGCCGGGTTTTGCGCGGGGTGACAAGCACCGCTTGTCCGGTATCAGCCGGTATTTACCACTTGTAAGGGATGGCATCGCCCCCGTCGGCGATCCAGGCATCAAAGCCGCCTTTCAAAAAGACCACCCGCTGCAATCCCATTTCCAGCGCGGTGCTGGCAGCCAGGGCCGACCGCCATCCGTTGTCACAATAGAAGATGAAGGCCCGATCCTCGGCAAAGACCGGTTTGTGGTAGGGGCTGGAGGGATCAATCCAGAACTCCATCAGGCCGCGCGGGCAGGACAGGGCGCCGGGGATGACGCCGGTGCGTTCAACTTCGCGGATTACCCGCAGGTCGACAAACAGGCTGTCGTCACGGCCATGCAGATCTGCCGCCTCTGCCGGGGAAATCGACACCACGATGGCTTCAGCTTCTGCGATCAGGTCTTTGTAGCTTTTGGACATAGAGAACGTCATGTTGTCACTCTCCTTTTCTAGATTTGCGACAATTTTAATCATATCATATCCATCGCGTTTCACGTCTGGATTGTGCATGAAAGGTTAACGCCCTGATGCACGACGGAGGCGATCTGGTTGCACTGGGCCGCGGGTGGGCTAGGGTCTGTTGCGAGTTGCAACACGAAGGATCTGCGCGAAATGAAAAAGAACCCGCTTGGCCGCACCGGTATGGAGGTGTCGCGTATCTGTCTTGGCACCATGACCTTTGGCACCCAGACGGATGAGTCTGACGCCCATGCGCAGATCGACCTGGCGCTGGCGGCGGGGGTGAATTTTCTGGATACCGCCGAGATGTACCCGGTGAATCCGATCAGCGCCGAGACGATCGGGGACAGCGAGGCGATCATCGGCAATTGGAATGCCCGCAGCGGGCGGCGCGGGGATTACATCCTGGCGACCAAACATTCCGGCGAGGGGTTGCAGGCGGTGCGCGATGGCGCTGCGATCACCACAGAGACCATTCCGGCCACCATCGAGGGATCGCTGCGGCGGCTGCAGACGGATTACATCGACCTCTATCAGTTTCACTGGCCCAATCGGGGCAGCTACATGTTCCGCAAGAACTGGCAGTATGATCCGGGTGGCGATGACCGGGCCGAGGTGCTGGACAATATGGCCGGCTGCCTGGAGGCGCTGAAAGCGCAGGTGGACAAGGGCAATATCCGCGCCTTTGGTCTGTCCAACGAAAGCGCCTGGGGCACGGCGCACTGGCTGCGGCTGGCGGAGGAGATGGGCGGGCCACGGGTGGCCTCGATCCAGAATGAATACTCGCTGCTGTGCCGTCTATACGATACCGATCTGGCGGAGCTGAGCGCCTATGAGGACGTCGGGCTGCTGGCATTTTCACCGCTGGCAACGGGCCTGCTCACGGGGAAATATCAGGATGGTGCGGTGCCTGAGGCCTCCCGCAAGACGCTGAACCCGGAACTGGGCGGGCGTGATACGCCGCGGGTCTATCCGGCGGTAGCTGCCTATCTGGAGATTGCCGCGCGCCATGGTCTGGACCCGGTGCATATGGCGCTGGCCTGGTGCCATACCCGGCCGTTCATGGCGTCGGCCATTCTGGGTGCCACCACGCTGCCGCAGCTGGAGCACGCGCTGGCGGGCGATGATCTGACGCTGTCGCCGGAGGTGATGGACGAGATCGACGCGGCCCATCGCGCCCATCCGATGCCTTATTGATCTGGCGGTGCTGCTGGCAGAACGGGCACGCCCGCCGGGGCGTCCGTTCTGATCTGCAAAAGGCTCAGTCAGTAAGAACCGGTTGAGTGCCGTGGCAGCGGTCCGCTCTGGCGCAGCGTGGTCTGGCCCTGCGACAGGGGGGCTTGGCTGAACAGCGGTTTGCTTGCCGCCAGACGTGGCGTTGCGGCGGTTGCGAGGCTGGTCTGGCGCAGTTCGCGCGCGGTGATGCCATGGGCGGTGCGGAAGGCGCGGGCAAAGCTCGACTGCGAGTTGAAGCCGGTGGCCAGCGCGACCTCCATGATCGGCAGATCGGTGTCGGTCACCAATCGGCGTGCCTCGGCCAGACGCAGTTGCAGATAATGGTCCTGCGGCGTCGTATTCAGCCGCAGGCGGAACTGCTGTTGCAGGCTGCGGGTGCTGGTTCCCAGTTCCTCGGCAATCTCGCTGAGCGGTTTGGGATCGTCCAGCGCGGCCTCCATCAGGGCGTTGGCCCGTGCCGTGAGCGAGGAATGTCTGGAGCTGCCAAGGCGGCTTTGTGGCCGTTCGGTCGAGCCGGGGCCATCGTAGAGGAACAGGCCGGCCACGCGTGAGGCAAAGCCCGCACCATGACGGCTGCCGATGATATGCAGCATCATCTCGATCGCCGGGGTCGCCCCGCCGGAGGTCATCCGCCCCTCGGAGAGGGTGAAGCGGTCGTTGCGGCTTTGCACGCCCGGAAAGCGGCTGGCGAAATTGTCCAGATCTTCCCAATGTGTCGTCGCGGGGTGGCCGTCCAGCAGACCGGCCTCGGCCATAAGCCAGGGGCCGCCGTCGATGCCCGCGATGGTCGCGCCACCTGCCGCCAGACGGCGCAGACCGGCGAGCAGGCTGGGGGTCGCATGGCGCGCGAGCTGGAAGCCGGCGATCACGATCAGCAATTCGCAGCTTTGCAGCCGGGCCAGCGGGATGCCGGGCACCGAGAGGCCGCTGGTCAGCATCGCAGGCTCGCTGGTGGCGGTGACATAGTCCCAGTCGAATGCGCCGCGACCTGCCAGCCGATTGGCCGCGCGCATCGGATCGACGGCAGCGGCGAAGGACAGCGTATTGCTCTCATCAAGCACCAAAACAGCGGTTTTTAGCGGCTGATTCTCGGGCTGGAGGATGTTTTTTGCGGATTTCATCAAGTTCGATTCGCATGTTGACTAGTGGGTGCACCAAGGCTGCGGCACTGTTGAAAGCAACACAAACAGGAATCTGGGGGCAGGCTTGGGGATAACTCGGGCACAACCCTGTACATCGAGGGGAAAACCAAAATGCCTCTGAATATGGCCAAAAACGTCTTTATCACCTGCGCCGTGACCGGCTCTGGCAGCACCCAGGATCGCAGCCCGCATGTGCCCAGATCACCCCAGGCGATTGCCGATAGCGCGATTGCGGCGGCCAAGGCCGGGGCGGCGATCGTGCATTGCCACGTGCGTGATCCCGAGACCGGTGCCCCCAGCCGTCGGCTGGATCTGTACCGCGAGGTGACCGAGCGGATCCGCGATGCGGATGTCGATGTGGTGCTGAACCTGACAGCGGGCATGGGCGGTGACATGGTGTTTGGCGACACCGAAAACCCGCTGCCGCTGAGCGAGGCTGGCACCGATATGATCGGCGCCACCGCCCGGATGGCGCATGTGGCGGAGTGCCTGCCGGAGATCTGCACGCTGGATTGCGGCACGATGAACTTCGCCGAGGCCGATTACGTGATGACCAACACGCCGGGCATGTTGCGCGCCATGGGCCAGATGATGACCGATCTGGGGGTGAAGCCGGAGATCGAAGCCTTCGACACCGGTCATCTGTGGTTCGCCAAGGAGCTGGTGAAGGAAGGCGTGCTGAACAGCCCGGCGCTGGTCCAGCTGTGCATGGGGGTCCCCTGGGGCGCGCCCAATGACCTCAACACCTTCATGGCGATGGTCAATAATGTGCCGGGTGACTGGGACTGGTCGGCGTTCTCGCTGGGGCGCGATCAGATGGCCTATGTGGCGGCCTCCGTGTTGGCGGGCGGCAATGTGCGGGTGGGTCTTGAGGACAACCTGTGGCTCGGCAAAGGGCAGCTGGCGGAAAACTGGCAGCTGGTCGAACGGGCGGGCACCATCATCGAGAACATGGGGGCCCGCGTGATGGGGCCGCAGGACGTGCGGGAGCAGCTGGGTCTGGTGAAACGCGCACCGGTGGCGGGTTGAGCGGCGTTTGAGCCGAGTTGTAGCGGCGGACTTGGGGGCTAGCCCCCAAACCCCCAGGATATTTCAGGCCAGAAGAAACGGCCGGTTCCGAAAGGACATCACATGAAAACAGCAGCAATCATCGGCGGCGGGGTTATCGGCGGCGGCTGGGCCGCGCGGTTCCTGCTGAATGGCTGGAACGTGCGGGTGTTCGACCCGGACCCGGAAGCGGAGCGCAAGATCGGCGAAGTGCTGGGGAATGCCCGCCGGAGCTTGCCCGGCCTTGGCAATGTGGCATTGCCTGCGGAGGGCAGCCTGACCTTCCATGACACCATTGCGGAGGCTGTGGACGGCGCGGCATGGATCCAGGAAAGCGTGCCGGAGCGGCTGGACCTGAAACAGAAGGTCTATGCCGAGCTGCAGGCGCATTGCGCGCCGGATGCGGTGATCGGCTCCTCCACCTCGGGCTTCAAGCCGTCACAATTGCAGGACGGGCGCGAGAACCCCGGTCAGATCGTGGTCGCGCATCCGTTCAACCCGGTCTACCTGCTGCCGCTGGCGGAGCTGGTCACCACCGGGGCCAACCCGGCGGGTGTTGTCGACCGGGCCAAGGCGATCATCACCGAGATCGGCATGTACCCGCTGCACCTGAAGAAAGAGATCGACGCCCATGTGGCCGACCGGTTCCTGGAGGCGGTCTGGCGCGAGGCGCTGTGGCTGGTCAAGGACGGTATCGCCACCACCGAGGAGATCGACAACGCGATCCGCTACGGCTTTGGCATCCGCTGGGCGCAGATGGGCCTCTTTGAGACCTACCGGGTTGCGGGCGGCGAGGCGGGCATGAAGCATTTCATGGCGCAGTTCGGCCCGTGTCTCAGCTGGCCCTGGACCAAGCTGATGGATGTTCCGGAGTTCACCGATGAGCTGGTGGACCTGATCGCGGGCCAGTCGGACGAACAGTCCGGCCAGTATTCGATCCGCGAGCTGGAGCGGCACCGGGATGACAACCTGGTGGGCATGATGCGGGCGCTGGGCGCAAACAACTGGGGTGCGGGCGCGCTGCAGAACAGTCATGACCTGAACCGCGAGGGCGAGGCCGGGCTGGTGCGCCGGATCGAAGACCTGAAAGACCTGAGCCAGCCGGTTCTGACCCAGAGCCGCGTGGTGCCGCTGGATTGGACCGATTACAACGGCCATATGACCGAGAGCCGGTACCTGGATGCCTTTGCGCAATCCACCGACCGGCTGATGATGATCATCGGCTGCAATGCGGAGTATATCGCCAGTGGCGGCAGCTATTTCACCGCCGAGACCCATATCCGCCACATCGACGAGGTGCACGCGGGCGATCCGATCCAGGTGCGGACACGGGTGATCATGGGCGCTGGCAAGAAGATGCACCTGTGGCACGAAATGTATTCGGGCGAGCGTCTGCTGGCGACCGGCGAGCATATGCTGCTGCATGTGGATCTTGCGACCCGCCGCTCTGCCCCGCCTGCGCCGCATATCGAGGCCAATCTGGTGAAGCTGGCCGAGGCGCATTCCGCATTGCCCGCGCCGGACGGGCTGGGCCGCGCCATCGGCGCGCCACGGTGAGGTTTCGGGCATGAGCCGGGTTCTGATCACCGCCGGCGGGTCAGGAATTGGCCGCGCCATGGCCGAGGGCTTTGCCGCCGCCGGCCATCAGGTCTGGGTCACGGATGTGAGCGCCGTCGCACTGGCAGACGTGCCGGAGGGCTGGAGGGCGACGGCAGTGGATGCCACCGATGAGGCGGGCGTCAAGGCGCTGTTTGCGGAGATCGCTGACGCCTGGGGCGGGCTCGATGTGCTCTGTGCCAATGCAGGGATCGCCGGGCCGACCGCATTGATCGAAGACATTGCGCTGGAGGACTGGCGCAAATGCGTGAGCGTCAATCTGGAGGGCTGCTTTCTGGCGGCGAAATACGCCGCACCTTTGATGAAGGCGGCAAAGGCCGGGTCGATCATCGTGACATCCTCCACCGCAGGGCAATACGGCTATCCGAACCGGGCGCCTTATTGTTCGGCCAAATGGGCGGTCATCGGCCTGATGAAGACGCTGGCGATGGAGCTTGGCCCCTTTGGCATCCGCGCCAATGTAATCTGTCCCGGCGCGGTGGAAGGGCCGCGGATGGAAGGGGTGCTGGAGCGCGAGGCGGCGGCCAAGGGCATGACCCGGGATGAGGTCTATGCGGGCTATGCCTCCGGCACCTCGATGGGACGGTTTGTGGAGGCCAGCGATATTGCCAATATGGCGGTTTTTCTGGGGTCGGACGCGGCGCGGCTGGTATCGGGGCAGGTGATTGCGGTTGATGGCCACACGGAGAATCCGGACCCGAAGCTGTGACGGTGGAGTGGCGGGCGGAAACGCTTGCCCAACGGTGAAATGTTCTGCCCGGCTGCAAGGCAGGCGCAGCCCTCGGTGTTAGGTGGAACCGCTGCTGATCGCGGCGCTGAGCGCTCTGAGCCGTCCCGGCAGCTGCCGGGCGGTGATATCCGCCTCGCGCACCAGATTGTCGAAATGGCTGGTGAAGGTGGCAATCCGCTCCTTGTCGCGGAAGGCCAGATAATGCGAGCCGGCATAGAACACCCCTAGGAGCGGGCCGAAGATGGTGATCGGTGAGGAATAAAGCCGCTTGGCATCAAAGAGATAGATGCGCAGGCGGGGGTAGAGTTGCTCACAGAGGCGTTCAAAGTGGGTAAGCTGCTCCCGCCGGATCTCTGCCGACAGCCCCTCATAGTAGCCGACGCCCTGAGCAAAGCTCTCCAGCTCATAGATGGGCATGGCGATTTCATAATCGGAGGCTGATTGGCGCATCCATGTCAGACGATCCTCCGACGCGCCGATGGCCTGATCGGCGGTGCGGCCCAGATGCGGGGCATATTCCCATTCCAGCAGGGCGCGGGTTTTCAGCATGTCGGGCAGGGCGGCGGGCACATGGCGGATCTTGTAGCCCTGTGCCTCCTGGTGCCATTCAAAGATACGTTCATCCACCAGCGCGCGGGGGGCCGCGGTCATCGTCAGGCTGGCGGCCACCAGATCGGCGGCGTTCTCCGGGCGGTCCGACAGGCTGAGGAGCCAGTCGGCAGAGACGCCGAGGGCCGCGGCGCAGGCGCCGACCACATGGGCGTTCGGCAGCCGCGCGCCGGCGTCGGTCAGCAGTTGCGAGATGGTGGAGCGGTCGACGGCGATGGCGCGGGCCAGCGCGCTCTGGCTGAGGCCGCTGTCGCTGAGCGCGCGGTTGAGACGCAGGCGGAACTGTTCGGCGCGCAGCCGTTTGTCCAGAATTTCAATCATGTGGTGATTATTATCACCATTGCTGAATTTTGTTAATCATATTCCGAATTCTGCATCGTGTCGCGCCGGGGTAGGCCTGAGGGGAGCCGGAAAAACAGGAGGATGCGGATGGAAACGCGGGCGCGATCCGTGGCGAAGGCGGTGATCTGGAACCTGCTTGGCCTGATAATGATGGCAGGCGTTGGCTGGCTGGTGACCGGATCTGCCGGGCTGGGCGGCAGGCTTGCGATCCTGAACAGCTGCGTCGGGTTCCTGTGCTATGTGATCTATGAACGGGTCTGGGCAGGCGTGGGCTGGGGGCGGCGGCATGTCTGATCCGCATACCGCCCGCAGCGCTGGCCTAGACCGTTTCGTGCTTAATCCGGGGCGGGTCGAATGGGGCACGCTGGGGCTGATGCTCGGCTGTTACGCGGTCTGGGGCGCGGCACTGATCTGGCTGCCACCTCTATCGGTCTGGCTGGCGGTGCCGGTTCTGGCCTGTCTGATCACGTTGCATTCCTCGCTTTGTCATGAGGCGCTGCATGGGCATCCGTTCCGCCTGAGGGCGCTGAACGAGGCGCTGATGGCGCTGCCACTGAACCTTGCCATTCCTTATGGCCGGTTTCGCGACACCCATCTGGCGCATCACCGGGATGAGCGGCTGACCGATCCTTATGATGATCCCGAAAGCAATTACCTGGATCCGGCGCGCTGGCGGCGGCTGGGGCTGCCGGCGCGGCTGCTGCTGCGGGTGAACAACACGCTTCTGG includes:
- a CDS encoding MFS transporter; the encoded protein is MRMMISFAALFLSVILLQLSTGGVGPLDAISGLTLGFDKEQIGFLGSAHFLGFFVGCWWVPRLMGNVGHSRAFAVCTALGAMGLIGHTLTEDPMAWAVMRMASGLCVAGCYTVIEAWLNAKVTNESRGRAMGTYRIADLSASLAAQLLIAVLPPASYVSYNLLAILCCAALLPLTMTKASQPEIPDAPRLRPKLAWACSPLAVAGVIVAALSSASFRMVGPIYGQEVGLEVGQIAFFLATFVLGGALAQYPLGWLADKYDRRWVLIWLSVVAILSCGVTMAASGMGTLAVMASAAFFGFTTMPIFSVSAAHANDFATSQQRVELSAALMFFYALGAIASPLITSALIENYGPGALFAFVAVGHLGLIVFGLLRMRARPAPEDRTRYVYAPRTSFTIGRLLKRSRERR
- a CDS encoding rhodanese-like domain-containing protein; protein product: MPQTITKGVKALLDEANAVVDTLSVETAKEAIHDDAYAFIDLRDIRELQASGMIPGAFSCPRGMLEFWIDPDSPYHKPVFNQDKTYVFYCASAWRSALAAKAAMEMGLGPVMHLEGGFTAWSKAGGEIAQRDD
- a CDS encoding rhodanese-like domain-containing protein; protein product: MTFSMSKSYKDLIAEAEAIVVSISPAEAADLHGRDDSLFVDLRVIREVERTGVIPGALSCPRGLMEFWIDPSSPYHKPVFAEDRAFIFYCDNGWRSALAASTALEMGLQRVVFLKGGFDAWIADGGDAIPYKW
- a CDS encoding aldo/keto reductase; translation: MKKNPLGRTGMEVSRICLGTMTFGTQTDESDAHAQIDLALAAGVNFLDTAEMYPVNPISAETIGDSEAIIGNWNARSGRRGDYILATKHSGEGLQAVRDGAAITTETIPATIEGSLRRLQTDYIDLYQFHWPNRGSYMFRKNWQYDPGGDDRAEVLDNMAGCLEALKAQVDKGNIRAFGLSNESAWGTAHWLRLAEEMGGPRVASIQNEYSLLCRLYDTDLAELSAYEDVGLLAFSPLATGLLTGKYQDGAVPEASRKTLNPELGGRDTPRVYPAVAAYLEIAARHGLDPVHMALAWCHTRPFMASAILGATTLPQLEHALAGDDLTLSPEVMDEIDAAHRAHPMPY
- a CDS encoding GlxA family transcriptional regulator; this encodes MKSAKNILQPENQPLKTAVLVLDESNTLSFAAAVDPMRAANRLAGRGAFDWDYVTATSEPAMLTSGLSVPGIPLARLQSCELLIVIAGFQLARHATPSLLAGLRRLAAGGATIAGIDGGPWLMAEAGLLDGHPATTHWEDLDNFASRFPGVQSRNDRFTLSEGRMTSGGATPAIEMMLHIIGSRHGAGFASRVAGLFLYDGPGSTERPQSRLGSSRHSSLTARANALMEAALDDPKPLSEIAEELGTSTRSLQQQFRLRLNTTPQDHYLQLRLAEARRLVTDTDLPIMEVALATGFNSQSSFARAFRTAHGITARELRQTSLATAATPRLAASKPLFSQAPLSQGQTTLRQSGPLPRHSTGSY
- a CDS encoding 3-keto-5-aminohexanoate cleavage protein, with the protein product MPLNMAKNVFITCAVTGSGSTQDRSPHVPRSPQAIADSAIAAAKAGAAIVHCHVRDPETGAPSRRLDLYREVTERIRDADVDVVLNLTAGMGGDMVFGDTENPLPLSEAGTDMIGATARMAHVAECLPEICTLDCGTMNFAEADYVMTNTPGMLRAMGQMMTDLGVKPEIEAFDTGHLWFAKELVKEGVLNSPALVQLCMGVPWGAPNDLNTFMAMVNNVPGDWDWSAFSLGRDQMAYVAASVLAGGNVRVGLEDNLWLGKGQLAENWQLVERAGTIIENMGARVMGPQDVREQLGLVKRAPVAG
- a CDS encoding carnitine 3-dehydrogenase, whose product is MKTAAIIGGGVIGGGWAARFLLNGWNVRVFDPDPEAERKIGEVLGNARRSLPGLGNVALPAEGSLTFHDTIAEAVDGAAWIQESVPERLDLKQKVYAELQAHCAPDAVIGSSTSGFKPSQLQDGRENPGQIVVAHPFNPVYLLPLAELVTTGANPAGVVDRAKAIITEIGMYPLHLKKEIDAHVADRFLEAVWREALWLVKDGIATTEEIDNAIRYGFGIRWAQMGLFETYRVAGGEAGMKHFMAQFGPCLSWPWTKLMDVPEFTDELVDLIAGQSDEQSGQYSIRELERHRDDNLVGMMRALGANNWGAGALQNSHDLNREGEAGLVRRIEDLKDLSQPVLTQSRVVPLDWTDYNGHMTESRYLDAFAQSTDRLMMIIGCNAEYIASGGSYFTAETHIRHIDEVHAGDPIQVRTRVIMGAGKKMHLWHEMYSGERLLATGEHMLLHVDLATRRSAPPAPHIEANLVKLAEAHSALPAPDGLGRAIGAPR
- a CDS encoding SDR family oxidoreductase is translated as MSRVLITAGGSGIGRAMAEGFAAAGHQVWVTDVSAVALADVPEGWRATAVDATDEAGVKALFAEIADAWGGLDVLCANAGIAGPTALIEDIALEDWRKCVSVNLEGCFLAAKYAAPLMKAAKAGSIIVTSSTAGQYGYPNRAPYCSAKWAVIGLMKTLAMELGPFGIRANVICPGAVEGPRMEGVLEREAAAKGMTRDEVYAGYASGTSMGRFVEASDIANMAVFLGSDAARLVSGQVIAVDGHTENPDPKL
- a CDS encoding helix-turn-helix domain-containing protein: MIEILDKRLRAEQFRLRLNRALSDSGLSQSALARAIAVDRSTISQLLTDAGARLPNAHVVGACAAALGVSADWLLSLSDRPENAADLVAASLTMTAAPRALVDERIFEWHQEAQGYKIRHVPAALPDMLKTRALLEWEYAPHLGRTADQAIGASEDRLTWMRQSASDYEIAMPIYELESFAQGVGYYEGLSAEIRREQLTHFERLCEQLYPRLRIYLFDAKRLYSSPITIFGPLLGVFYAGSHYLAFRDKERIATFTSHFDNLVREADITARQLPGRLRALSAAISSGST
- a CDS encoding DUF2061 domain-containing protein, coding for METRARSVAKAVIWNLLGLIMMAGVGWLVTGSAGLGGRLAILNSCVGFLCYVIYERVWAGVGWGRRHV